A window of the Nitrospirota bacterium genome harbors these coding sequences:
- the otsB gene encoding trehalose-phosphatase, producing the protein MAHLKRVAALVRRARDFSGGLILLLDYDGTLVELQDRPAKARPSERLVCLLRALVETPGIRLVMVSGRSASQLSKMLPIRGLTYFGAYGAQIKRPGRKPAWHPRIRSLRPAIAHLHALLRKDLRRHPELILEDKWGCVGIQARTLPAGRRREVLDMARRRMKIVDQARSLHLTENAYGLEIGARGIDKGWAVSEALLGRNGLERNPLVVYIGDDRSDEPAFKALRREGITIRVGRPRATAARYRLANPDRVLRFLEGMVAAGRSVRAKDHARA; encoded by the coding sequence ATGGCGCACCTGAAACGGGTGGCCGCGCTGGTGCGGCGGGCGAGAGACTTCAGCGGCGGGCTCATTCTCCTTCTGGATTATGACGGGACGCTGGTGGAACTTCAGGATCGGCCTGCGAAGGCCAGGCCGTCGGAAAGGCTTGTTTGCCTTCTTCGCGCCCTGGTGGAAACGCCGGGGATCCGATTGGTGATGGTCAGCGGACGAAGCGCGAGCCAACTCTCCAAGATGCTGCCCATCCGCGGGCTGACCTACTTCGGCGCCTACGGGGCGCAGATCAAACGCCCCGGCCGAAAACCCGCCTGGCACCCGAGGATTCGATCGTTGCGTCCCGCGATCGCCCACCTTCACGCGCTGCTTCGGAAAGACCTCCGGCGTCATCCGGAGCTCATCCTCGAAGACAAATGGGGGTGCGTGGGGATCCAGGCGCGGACGCTGCCGGCCGGCCGTCGGCGGGAAGTGCTCGATATGGCCCGGCGGCGGATGAAGATCGTGGATCAGGCCCGTTCGCTCCACCTGACCGAGAACGCCTACGGGCTGGAGATTGGCGCGCGGGGTATCGACAAGGGGTGGGCGGTTTCCGAGGCCCTGCTGGGCCGGAATGGACTGGAGCGAAATCCGCTGGTGGTCTACATCGGGGACGACCGGAGTGACGAGCCGGCGTTCAAGGCCCTCCGGCGCGAAGGAATTACCATCCGAGTGGGCAGGCCGAGAGCCACCGCCGCGCGGTACCGGCTGGCCAATCCCGACCGCGTCCTTCGGTTCTTGGAAGGGATGGTTGCCGCAGGTCGGTCAGTGCGAGCGAAGGATCACGCGCGGGCCTGA
- a CDS encoding trehalose-6-phosphate synthase → MRASPENSRVIVVSSRAPYSIRGTPTELKAERAVGGLVAGLDPVMQARGGLWVAWGDTGSERRRIRRVEVPIDKPRYSLKLVHLTEREVSDFYSGLSNNGLWPLAHYFVGRCRFSADEWETFVKVNQKIARAVSDEVRPGDLVWVHDYQLALVPRLIRERRKRAKILFFWHVPFPAREVFTVFPWRKELLAGLLESNVIGFHTDGYARNFLQCVNKVLELKVLRKKGIVRMANHRVRVRSFPMGVDVGELQRLAASKEVKQNVRDLRRYFRARHLALAVDRLDYTKGVLERLEAVELFLEQYPAYHEKFVFLQIMVPSRTRVEEYRKMKEEIDRSIGRINGRFSRGGWVPIHYFYRMMALPSLVAYYGAADVALVTPLRDGMNLVAKEYVACHPDERGVLILSEFAGAAEAMSDAIIVNPYNPQEVARGLAWALALPLREQRKRMRKLREHVLEQDLKHWAESCLSSIS, encoded by the coding sequence ATGCGGGCGTCCCCGGAGAATTCTAGAGTCATCGTTGTCTCGAGCCGGGCGCCGTACAGCATCCGAGGGACCCCGACCGAGCTGAAAGCAGAAAGAGCTGTCGGTGGGCTGGTCGCCGGGCTGGATCCGGTGATGCAGGCGAGAGGCGGACTGTGGGTGGCTTGGGGCGACACGGGGAGTGAACGCCGCAGAATCCGTCGTGTGGAAGTTCCCATCGACAAGCCCCGCTATTCACTCAAGCTCGTTCATCTCACGGAACGAGAAGTTAGCGATTTCTACTCGGGGCTGTCGAACAATGGTTTGTGGCCCCTCGCGCACTATTTCGTCGGGCGCTGCCGCTTCAGCGCGGACGAGTGGGAAACGTTTGTGAAAGTGAACCAGAAGATCGCCCGGGCGGTATCGGACGAGGTTCGGCCCGGGGATCTCGTCTGGGTTCACGATTACCAGCTTGCGCTCGTACCCCGGCTGATCCGCGAGCGGAGGAAGCGCGCGAAGATCCTTTTCTTCTGGCACGTCCCTTTTCCGGCGCGGGAAGTCTTCACCGTTTTTCCCTGGCGCAAGGAGCTCCTGGCCGGGCTGCTCGAAAGCAACGTCATCGGGTTCCACACCGACGGCTACGCCCGCAATTTCCTCCAGTGTGTCAACAAAGTTCTGGAACTGAAGGTCCTTCGCAAGAAGGGGATCGTAAGGATGGCGAATCACCGCGTGCGCGTCAGGTCTTTCCCGATGGGCGTGGATGTGGGTGAGCTTCAGCGGCTGGCTGCGTCGAAAGAGGTGAAACAGAACGTGCGCGATTTGAGGCGTTACTTCCGTGCGCGCCATCTGGCCCTGGCGGTGGATCGATTGGACTACACGAAAGGCGTGTTGGAGCGGCTTGAAGCGGTCGAATTGTTCCTGGAACAATATCCGGCCTATCATGAGAAGTTCGTGTTCCTCCAGATCATGGTGCCGAGCCGGACCCGAGTCGAGGAGTACCGGAAAATGAAGGAGGAGATCGATCGTTCGATCGGCCGGATCAACGGGCGCTTTTCGCGCGGCGGCTGGGTGCCGATCCATTATTTCTATCGAATGATGGCGCTGCCCTCTCTTGTGGCCTACTACGGCGCGGCGGACGTTGCCCTCGTCACTCCGTTGAGGGACGGCATGAACCTCGTGGCCAAGGAGTACGTGGCGTGCCACCCGGATGAACGGGGTGTGCTGATCCTGAGCGAATTCGCGGGCGCCGCCGAGGCGATGTCGGATGCCATCATCGTGAATCCGTACAATCCGCAGGAGGTGGCCCGTGGCCTCGCCTGGGCCCTGGCCCTGCCCCTGCGCGAGCAGCGCAAACGGATGAGGAAACTCCGGGAGCACGTGCTGGAGCAGGATTTGAAGCACTGGGCGGAGTCCTGCCTTTCCTCTATCTCCTGA
- a CDS encoding chloride channel protein, with protein sequence MTKKILEEVTLMGSLAKWMAYASVVGGVVGLSTSGFLYLLTWATGRASAHPAYFVVLPGSLLAAAYLTRRLAPDAEGHGTEKVIEAVHLRSGRIDWRVAPVKAVTSVLTMATGGSVGKEGPCAQIGAGLASAISSLLRAKDVDRRKIVICGISAGFASVFGTPIAGALFGVEVLFLGQIVYDTLFPAFVSGLTGYYVTRLLGAAYFHHEIAALRPMTEGMLLKTVIFGLFCGLISVFLIEMVRMVHRGFRQLPGGWPVRACFGGVLLVLVGWLVSPAYLGLGLQTLQSMLEGQTVPATAFFWKSLSTAITLAGGGSGGVITPIFFVGASAGHLFDAMTASGDAAVYAAMGFCAVLAGCANTPIAASVLAVEMFGPRVAPFAALASVVSFVVSGHRSVYPSQVIAVQKSPSVPADVGHPVGRP encoded by the coding sequence ATGACGAAGAAAATCCTTGAAGAGGTCACCCTGATGGGGAGCCTGGCCAAGTGGATGGCGTACGCATCCGTGGTGGGAGGCGTCGTCGGCCTGAGCACGAGCGGTTTCCTCTACCTGCTGACGTGGGCCACCGGGAGAGCGTCGGCCCATCCGGCCTATTTCGTCGTTCTCCCGGGCAGCTTGCTTGCGGCCGCCTATCTTACTCGCCGACTGGCCCCGGACGCCGAAGGCCACGGCACCGAGAAGGTGATCGAAGCCGTACATCTTCGATCCGGCCGGATCGATTGGCGCGTGGCACCCGTGAAAGCTGTCACCTCCGTGCTCACGATGGCCACCGGAGGCTCCGTGGGCAAGGAAGGCCCGTGCGCGCAGATTGGGGCGGGATTGGCTTCTGCAATCTCGTCTCTTCTGCGCGCCAAGGATGTGGACCGGCGAAAGATCGTGATTTGCGGAATCAGCGCCGGCTTTGCTTCGGTTTTCGGCACCCCGATCGCGGGAGCCCTCTTTGGCGTCGAGGTATTGTTCCTGGGGCAGATCGTCTATGACACCCTGTTCCCCGCGTTTGTGTCCGGCCTCACCGGTTACTACGTGACCCGCCTGCTCGGCGCAGCGTACTTCCACCATGAGATCGCCGCTCTCAGGCCCATGACGGAGGGGATGCTCCTCAAAACGGTCATTTTCGGTCTGTTCTGCGGACTCATTTCCGTCTTCCTGATCGAAATGGTGAGAATGGTTCATCGAGGGTTTCGTCAACTCCCGGGTGGGTGGCCGGTTCGGGCCTGTTTCGGAGGGGTCTTGCTCGTTCTGGTGGGTTGGCTGGTGTCGCCCGCGTACCTGGGCCTGGGCTTGCAAACGCTGCAAAGCATGCTGGAAGGCCAAACGGTCCCCGCCACGGCCTTTTTCTGGAAGAGTCTGTCCACGGCGATTACGCTGGCCGGCGGCGGCAGCGGCGGAGTGATTACGCCGATATTCTTCGTCGGAGCCTCCGCGGGACATCTGTTCGACGCGATGACGGCTTCCGGCGATGCGGCTGTATATGCCGCCATGGGATTCTGCGCCGTTCTGGCCGGCTGCGCCAACACTCCCATCGCGGCTTCCGTTCTGGCCGTCGAAATGTTCGGGCCACGTGTCGCCCCGTTCGCCGCCCTCGCCTCGGTCGTCAGCTTTGTGGTCTCCGGCCACCGGAGCGTGTATCCTAGCCAGGTGATTGCGGTTCAGAAGAGTCCGTCGGTGCCCGCGGACGTGGGGCATCCGGTAGGGAGGCCATGA
- a CDS encoding mechanosensitive ion channel family protein, whose amino-acid sequence MKWVHALAESAPFRAVGMFAALVLAGAVLFRVGLARLSLWAGRSRWRWDDVLVEAVKGPGWVWVGIAAAYVAVRVADLPPVAVSTTDKILIPIFIVTLVVAGVRIVTGLIREYASKIPNFPKTSLLTYVANGFVIGVGALMILNHLGISITPMLTALGVGGLAVALALQDTLTNFFAGFYLTLARKLRPGDFVRVDTGDEGYVEDIGWRETTIRTLPGNIVVVPNGKLSQAVVTNYALPQPDLAVLVQVGVAYGSDLDKVERVTCEAGREIMRGVEGGVATFDPFIRFHTFGDFSVNFTVILRGKDFVSQHVIKHEFIKRLHKRYRQEGIEIPFPVRTVLMSPRGAD is encoded by the coding sequence ATGAAATGGGTTCACGCCTTGGCGGAATCCGCCCCGTTCCGAGCGGTGGGGATGTTCGCCGCCCTTGTTCTGGCCGGCGCGGTCCTCTTTCGCGTAGGACTGGCGCGGCTCTCCCTGTGGGCCGGACGGTCCCGGTGGAGATGGGATGATGTGCTCGTAGAGGCCGTCAAAGGCCCCGGGTGGGTTTGGGTTGGGATTGCGGCGGCCTATGTGGCGGTGAGGGTGGCGGACTTGCCGCCGGTAGCTGTCTCCACAACCGACAAGATCCTCATTCCCATCTTCATTGTGACTCTCGTGGTGGCCGGCGTCAGGATCGTAACCGGCCTGATCCGGGAATACGCCTCCAAAATACCCAATTTCCCCAAGACGTCGCTCCTCACGTATGTCGCGAACGGCTTTGTGATCGGGGTGGGCGCCCTGATGATTCTGAATCATCTCGGGATTTCCATCACGCCGATGTTGACCGCCTTGGGCGTCGGCGGCCTGGCCGTGGCGCTGGCTCTTCAGGATACGTTGACCAATTTCTTCGCGGGGTTCTATCTGACGTTGGCTCGCAAGCTCCGGCCCGGGGATTTTGTTCGAGTCGACACGGGGGACGAGGGCTACGTCGAAGACATCGGATGGCGCGAGACGACGATCCGGACGCTGCCCGGAAACATTGTCGTGGTCCCCAACGGGAAACTTTCGCAGGCCGTCGTGACGAACTACGCCCTGCCCCAGCCCGACCTCGCGGTCCTCGTTCAGGTGGGCGTGGCCTACGGCTCCGACCTGGACAAGGTCGAGCGGGTGACGTGCGAGGCTGGACGGGAAATCATGCGGGGCGTGGAGGGCGGGGTTGCAACCTTCGACCCCTTCATTCGTTTCCACACGTTCGGCGATTTCAGTGTGAATTTCACCGTGATTCTCCGCGGGAAGGACTTTGTGTCGCAGCATGTCATCAAACACGAATTCATCAAGCGGCTCCACAAACGCTATCGCCAGGAGGGGATCGAGATTCCTTTCCCGGTGCGGACGGTGCTGATGTCTCCGCGAGGAGCGGACTGA
- a CDS encoding OmpA family protein: protein MRERKQDHPMEKILPYLFMIAAFVLLFLLSSCGPKSPLQEMADAQAALKSARERGAETSHGEEYGKAEALLDQALQKMRDKKYEEARSLAIEAKSWLDRIPPVSPRPETQNEVEKSPAPEPDFETVLLTSNNLGKPDSELALPRVYFDFNDFALRDDARDSLKRAAAWMLNHPAVSLDVQGHCDERGTNEYNLALGERRAVAVRQYWEALGIDPNRLRVISFGEELPLKEGEGEDVWRWNRRVQFVLSSIESPAADLDPARHPGGGAVNPFP from the coding sequence ATGAGGGAGCGGAAACAGGACCATCCGATGGAGAAGATCCTCCCCTATCTGTTCATGATCGCGGCTTTTGTGCTCCTCTTCCTGCTCTCCTCGTGCGGCCCGAAATCCCCCCTCCAGGAAATGGCGGATGCCCAGGCCGCCCTGAAGTCGGCGAGGGAGAGGGGCGCCGAGACCTCGCACGGGGAGGAATACGGAAAAGCGGAAGCCCTCCTCGATCAGGCCCTACAAAAAATGCGAGACAAGAAATATGAGGAAGCGCGTTCCCTGGCTATCGAGGCGAAATCCTGGCTGGACCGTATTCCCCCGGTGTCCCCTCGACCGGAAACGCAGAATGAGGTTGAGAAAAGCCCGGCCCCGGAACCGGACTTCGAGACGGTCCTACTGACCTCCAATAACCTTGGAAAACCCGATTCCGAGCTTGCCCTCCCACGGGTCTACTTTGATTTCAACGACTTTGCCTTGCGCGATGATGCACGGGACAGCCTGAAGCGGGCCGCGGCTTGGATGCTCAATCACCCGGCTGTCTCATTGGATGTTCAGGGCCACTGCGACGAGCGCGGAACAAACGAATACAATCTGGCGCTGGGTGAACGAAGGGCGGTGGCCGTTCGCCAATACTGGGAAGCCCTCGGCATCGATCCGAACCGGCTGCGGGTGATCAGCTTCGGCGAGGAACTCCCCCTGAAGGAGGGTGAGGGCGAGGATGTCTGGCGGTGGAATCGACGGGTGCAATTCGTTCTGAGCTCCATCGAATCTCCAGCCGCAGATCTTGACCCGGCGAGGCATCCAGGCGGCGGCGCCGTCAACCCATTCCCCTGA
- a CDS encoding helix-turn-helix transcriptional regulator, which translates to MGTPSTTVLTRREVANRIGGILRDRRIAQGYSKKAVAEAVGVSVRYVGLVETGQRVPGPSMLAQWCTLLGSDVGSTFSIMTMAMSLYWQTGGEDSNSDES; encoded by the coding sequence ATGGGAACGCCGAGCACCACGGTTTTGACGCGCCGGGAAGTGGCCAACCGCATCGGAGGAATACTCCGGGATAGACGGATCGCGCAGGGCTACTCGAAGAAAGCCGTCGCCGAAGCGGTCGGGGTATCCGTCAGATATGTTGGGTTGGTCGAAACCGGCCAACGCGTGCCAGGGCCGTCGATGCTGGCCCAATGGTGTACGCTCCTCGGGTCCGACGTGGGGTCGACGTTCTCCATCATGACCATGGCCATGTCCCTGTATTGGCAGACCGGCGGAGAAGATTCGAATTCCGATGAATCTTGA
- a CDS encoding Crp/Fnr family transcriptional regulator has protein sequence MGARVTEKVKSGFIPRVGLFRGVGETAMEAVIRPAKQRRIARGVFYFHQGDPARRLLILREGKVKFCQANSAGRQVTLKIIGPGQVLGSMAILGDETYPFSAQALTATTAWEWDSAQVIRLMNRFPPIAMNALRIVLGRLEEMQKKYRYMATERVELRLARVLARLAEEHGKPVQAGIVINLPLTRQELAEMAGTTLFTVSRILNQWKGKGFVRIGRGRVMLAAPHQPKDFVDRFLPGLPVS, from the coding sequence ATGGGCGCACGTGTCACGGAAAAGGTCAAGTCGGGGTTCATTCCGAGAGTCGGTCTTTTCCGGGGTGTCGGCGAGACCGCGATGGAAGCCGTCATCCGCCCGGCCAAGCAGCGCAGAATTGCGCGGGGCGTCTTCTACTTCCACCAAGGAGACCCCGCCCGGAGATTGCTGATTCTCCGGGAAGGAAAAGTGAAATTCTGCCAGGCGAATTCGGCGGGTCGCCAGGTGACACTCAAAATCATCGGTCCGGGTCAGGTCCTGGGTTCGATGGCCATCCTGGGGGACGAGACCTATCCGTTTTCCGCCCAGGCCCTCACGGCTACAACCGCATGGGAATGGGACAGTGCCCAGGTGATCCGGCTCATGAATCGCTTTCCTCCCATCGCGATGAACGCGCTTCGGATCGTACTCGGTCGACTCGAGGAAATGCAGAAGAAGTACCGTTACATGGCCACCGAGCGGGTGGAATTGCGCCTGGCGCGCGTGCTCGCCAGGCTCGCGGAGGAGCACGGCAAGCCCGTGCAAGCCGGCATTGTCATCAACCTGCCGCTCACTCGCCAGGAGTTGGCCGAGATGGCGGGAACCACTCTTTTCACGGTCAGCCGGATTCTGAATCAATGGAAGGGAAAGGGCTTCGTCCGAATCGGACGTGGACGTGTGATGCTCGCCGCGCCGCACCAACCCAAAGATTTCGTCGATCGATTTCTCCCGGGCCTCCCGGTCTCCTGA
- a CDS encoding GGDEF domain-containing response regulator — MKHVLIVGQSENISPSSNRVFLESGIQVSRAMDGADALRLLYERSFDAMLLHLGSPEDGLKTLRMIRRDLRIDPMPIIILGPSTDGHLIQRALSEGADGFVGGVCPPEEMSQRIRGRIRRNRMLADLNPLTKLPGNVAILREIQKRLRGGHPFVVAASDLKHFKAVNDSFGIPCGDAVICQTASVLSNCLQDYDGPSGFVGHIGGDDFVFLADPGRAEKIAEAIISSFTQTIGNVLLGVPRRILRGRAGELISSPFVTIHLGLVTNRNKEPDPQDLLTHACEWRSKAKKSKSSHWVADWTSSLVP, encoded by the coding sequence ATGAAGCATGTTCTGATCGTTGGGCAAAGTGAAAACATTTCTCCCTCGTCGAACCGAGTATTCCTTGAGTCGGGGATCCAGGTGTCCAGGGCAATGGACGGGGCCGACGCATTGCGTCTTCTTTACGAGCGCTCCTTTGACGCAATGCTCCTGCACTTGGGGAGTCCCGAGGACGGCCTGAAAACACTCCGCATGATCCGTCGGGATCTCCGGATTGATCCAATGCCGATCATCATTCTCGGCCCGAGTACCGATGGGCACCTCATCCAGAGGGCTCTGTCCGAGGGCGCGGATGGCTTTGTTGGGGGCGTCTGTCCACCCGAAGAGATGTCACAGCGGATACGGGGACGCATCCGGCGCAATCGGATGCTGGCCGACCTGAACCCTCTGACGAAGCTGCCGGGAAATGTGGCCATCCTGCGCGAGATTCAAAAACGGTTGCGGGGAGGTCACCCCTTCGTTGTTGCCGCCTCGGATCTCAAACACTTCAAGGCCGTCAACGATTCCTTTGGGATTCCCTGTGGAGATGCCGTGATCTGCCAAACGGCCTCCGTCCTGTCCAATTGCCTTCAAGACTACGATGGCCCCTCTGGATTCGTAGGGCACATCGGTGGGGACGATTTCGTGTTTCTGGCCGACCCCGGTCGCGCGGAGAAGATCGCGGAAGCTATCATCTCATCCTTCACCCAGACGATCGGTAATGTGTTGCTGGGTGTACCCAGACGGATTCTGCGCGGTCGCGCCGGGGAACTTATCAGCTCTCCGTTTGTCACGATTCACTTGGGTCTTGTTACGAACCGGAACAAGGAGCCGGACCCCCAGGATCTTTTGACCCACGCATGCGAGTGGCGCTCCAAGGCGAAGAAGTCCAAGAGCAGCCACTGGGTGGCGGACTGGACATCGTCCTTGGTGCCGTAG
- a CDS encoding type II secretion system protein GspG: MKDPTLAAILSALIPGLGQLYCRRWGRGLSFMAGALLSALLFPPLGTLISLGVWIWSAVDAYRIAKHTEIGFAPPGGRVIDASRFKLPHVDLRAVLPYVAIPAGIALFVAVTAGAFLVQRGFKSQPGSDKNPEGVVEMIRNYHQEKGAYPKSIEALINPSDPMEMKKILDSWGRPFLYQAWADGFRLSSAGKDGQPGTEDDIAYRPGGEKGRMAR, encoded by the coding sequence GTGAAAGATCCTACTCTTGCCGCGATTCTCTCGGCCCTCATTCCAGGTCTCGGCCAACTCTACTGTCGCCGATGGGGAAGAGGCCTTTCGTTCATGGCCGGCGCCCTGCTCTCCGCGCTTCTTTTCCCACCCTTGGGAACTCTCATCTCGTTAGGGGTGTGGATCTGGAGTGCGGTGGACGCTTACCGGATCGCCAAACATACCGAGATAGGCTTCGCACCTCCCGGTGGACGGGTAATCGACGCCTCTCGGTTCAAGCTCCCACACGTGGACCTCCGCGCGGTGCTGCCCTATGTCGCCATCCCGGCGGGCATCGCCCTGTTCGTCGCCGTAACGGCGGGCGCTTTTCTCGTTCAGAGAGGATTCAAATCCCAGCCGGGGTCCGACAAGAACCCGGAAGGGGTGGTCGAAATGATCCGCAACTACCATCAGGAAAAGGGTGCCTATCCGAAATCCATCGAGGCGCTCATCAACCCGTCGGACCCGATGGAAATGAAGAAGATACTCGATTCGTGGGGTCGGCCGTTTCTTTATCAGGCGTGGGCGGATGGATTCCGGCTGTCCAGCGCGGGGAAGGACGGGCAGCCCGGGACCGAGGATGATATTGCCTATCGTCCCGGCGGCGAAAAGGGCCGCATGGCGCGCTGA
- a CDS encoding LemA family protein — protein sequence MKKGWIVAGITLGLLAVMGIGSCSYVISTRNRFVTMEEGVKGQWAQVENVLQRRSDLIPNLVNTVKGYATHEKEIFTGIAESRAKLGGAGTIDRKIKAANEMSSFLSRLLVVVERYPDLKANQNFMALQDELAGTENRIAVERKRYNDGVREYNAGLRRFPGNVIASSIGLGPYPYYEVPEAKKEVPEVKFQ from the coding sequence ATGAAAAAAGGGTGGATTGTCGCGGGGATCACATTGGGGCTCCTGGCCGTCATGGGCATCGGGAGTTGCAGTTATGTCATATCGACTCGCAATCGGTTCGTCACCATGGAAGAGGGCGTGAAGGGCCAGTGGGCGCAGGTCGAGAACGTGCTTCAACGGCGAAGCGATCTGATCCCCAATCTGGTCAATACCGTGAAGGGATACGCCACGCACGAGAAAGAGATCTTTACCGGCATTGCCGAGTCGCGCGCCAAGCTGGGCGGCGCGGGAACCATCGACCGGAAAATCAAGGCCGCGAACGAGATGTCTTCCTTTCTGTCGCGTCTCCTCGTCGTGGTTGAGCGTTACCCTGACCTCAAGGCGAACCAGAACTTCATGGCCTTACAGGACGAATTGGCGGGAACCGAGAACCGAATCGCCGTCGAGCGCAAGCGATACAACGACGGCGTCAGAGAGTATAACGCCGGCCTTCGCCGCTTCCCGGGGAACGTGATCGCCTCTTCCATCGGGCTGGGTCCATACCCGTATTACGAAGTTCCGGAGGCGAAGAAGGAAGTCCCCGAAGTCAAATTCCAGTAG